One window of the Phoenix dactylifera cultivar Barhee BC4 unplaced genomic scaffold, palm_55x_up_171113_PBpolish2nd_filt_p 000908F, whole genome shotgun sequence genome contains the following:
- the LOC120107577 gene encoding lysine histidine transporter 1-like, whose protein sequence is MRGPGVVVLILSWIITLYTLWQMVEMHEMVPGKRFDRYHELGQHAFGDKLGLWIVVPQQLVVVVGVNIVYMVTGGKSLKKFHDVVCPDCKNIKVTYFIMIFASLHFVLSQLPNFNSISGVSLAAAVMSGIYSSL, encoded by the exons ATGAG GGGACCAGGCGTTGTAGTCCTAATCCTATCATGGATCATCACCTTATATACTCTCTGGCAAATGGTAGAGATGCATGAGATGGTACCTGGAAAGCGATTCGATCGATACCATGAGCTGGGGCAGCATGCCTTCGGAGACAAGCTTGGTCTTTGGATTGTGGTGCCTCAGCAACTTGTCGTGGTGGTGGGCGTGAACATCGTCTACATGGTCACAGGTGGAAAATCTCTAAAGAAGTTCCATGATGTTGTCTGCCCTGACTGCAAAAACATCAAAGTCACCTATTTCATCATGATCTTCGCCTCACTGCACTTTGTTCTTTCCCAACTGCCCAACTTCAACTCAATTTCAGGTGTCTCCTTGGCAGCTGCTGTCATGTCAGGCATATACTCTTCTCTATGA